From a region of the Cenarchaeum symbiont of Oopsacas minuta genome:
- a CDS encoding Ribosomal protein L12: MEYVYAALLLHKLQKDVSEENISSVVKAAGIDINEAQVKSLVAALADVNIDEAVKAAPIAAVAAAPTAKDDAKEAKSEEKPKETAKSADEAMEGLSSLFG, encoded by the coding sequence ATGGAATACGTCTATGCGGCACTGCTTTTACACAAATTGCAAAAAGATGTCAGTGAAGAAAATATCTCCTCTGTTGTAAAGGCAGCAGGTATCGATATAAACGAGGCACAAGTAAAATCACTAGTGGCCGCACTTGCAGACGTCAACATTGACGAGGCTGTAAAGGCAGCACCAATAGCAGCGGTAGCAGCAGCACCTACAGCCAAAGACGATGCAAAAGAAGCAAAGAGTGAAGAAAAACCCAAAGAGACTGCAAAATCTGCAGATGAAGCAATGGAAGGTCTCTCTTCATTGTTTGGATAA
- a CDS encoding N6 adenine-specific DNA methyltransferase: MDTKVSHLISKMGFEHSTGKNTTIGGQLKKEWNAIHFDAHIGIYHITIQSKDTLNIVVKTLSRIERYIAIVTRDNDLMVLVKTKKTSSKKKVKLEDVIHKIKLDHKTYDNLSRILSKHAKFTSNVLQANASLQLILRELDTINEDFINRGLLSTHFLKTNMITMMKKRKRNVILEGENFFPHLSTKYEDVEKTLVNLGHQIKNIDTDTINVDGMSVISVDYPNLDQRHKDRTPTFEAVAMLEKSEWVVLTNGKTWRMYSQHASSVSTDYLEIDLDGIADKSDSRLKYFVAIFGAFSLKKKDGITDLMSLMNGGKDYAVEIQNDIKEKIFNEGLFLNLVKAVLDFDPTIKYTHAELTNAKALSLKLLYRLLFILYAESRDLLPVDDAGYQSMGLRTIRDAISTYEKTGESTTCWTRLKKLFHAISVGDSKSNLPQYNGNLFANSDLDLLDRVKNKHLVPAILGLTEMKGKGIDYSNLQVRHLGTIYEGLLEYMVVQATTKMVIYKEQILDAKYTENMKEKPKGFVGNGEIYLTIGGFARKSSGSYFTPPPLVKFLVRQGLKDVLEKREQQFDEMIKNSKNVKLLEDILLDLQIIDPSMGSGHFLVDAVDQITRWAMNVIRRHPNAPINKEIDKIIKDVISENKKKKIIINPDLLTANSILKRMIMKRCIYGVDLNPLSVDLAKLSLWLDSFTIGMPLTYLDHHIKCGNSLIGVPPRQLNKTMVNKQNTLTSELTVQSMLKDFTLVSKKDVKNITRAGNMMQKVNSSTDSTITMFTSSQETHKTIEETMMDSKHVHDLKIAHIINEEIHDDMKYDLDSTSTQKASNLAYMHNFFHWDLEFPDAFSDKRWGFDLVIGNPPWDKLKPKDSEFFLQHDPNFGSSKNKIKTNKQKNKLLENTSIKNMYVQYVDHIKNQSKYFKSEYKLQDKGDIDLWLLFTERIFDLCTENGMVSVLLPSGIIGSQGARKLRGKILDNKIISLYEFENRMKIFDIHSSYKFVLLTMQNSNPTPEFPAAFYLHDANSLDKHIEQEKFLSMPVKFIKNANPENMTIFELRHKNDAEILKQIYSHNKISDGFDDGTKINFVREFDRTNDANLFTTNGKGWPVIEGKNIHQFQYLFTKADLSISKMNLSEKITKKSLYGNMGTKFINSYRLIYRMVASSTNLRTMISCIIPPSNATAHSTSIILLTKNNKPIIDYGKILYLAGIFNSFVFDYIIRFMVDVNLSSFIIKQAPIPCSIFINDITKQACRLSLSEKIFHELAIQLKFKIKHISTPADRIDTLAKLDALVAHAYGLTREQYKHIISTFKFGEDPDMYTAKEIILNNKTLKNLYGEVRKRVLKQYDYISLELSQEIKK, from the coding sequence ATGGATACCAAAGTATCACATCTTATTTCAAAGATGGGATTTGAGCATTCTACAGGAAAAAATACTACAATAGGTGGACAGCTAAAAAAAGAGTGGAATGCAATTCATTTTGATGCACATATTGGGATATATCACATCACAATCCAGTCAAAGGATACTCTAAACATCGTTGTAAAAACATTATCAAGGATAGAACGGTACATTGCAATAGTTACTAGAGATAATGATTTAATGGTTTTAGTTAAAACTAAAAAAACAAGCTCTAAAAAGAAAGTCAAATTAGAAGATGTGATACACAAAATCAAATTAGATCATAAGACATATGATAATCTCTCTAGAATATTATCAAAACATGCTAAATTTACATCAAATGTATTACAAGCAAATGCCAGTCTCCAACTTATTCTTAGAGAACTAGATACAATAAACGAAGATTTCATAAACAGAGGTTTACTATCTACACATTTCCTGAAAACAAACATGATCACCATGATGAAAAAAAGAAAAAGGAATGTAATATTAGAAGGCGAGAATTTTTTTCCACATTTGAGTACCAAATATGAGGATGTAGAAAAAACTCTGGTAAATCTAGGACATCAGATCAAAAATATCGACACAGATACGATTAATGTTGATGGAATGTCTGTGATATCCGTTGATTATCCAAATTTAGATCAAAGACACAAAGACCGAACTCCTACATTTGAAGCAGTAGCAATGCTCGAAAAATCCGAATGGGTAGTGCTTACAAACGGCAAGACTTGGAGAATGTATTCGCAACATGCATCATCTGTCAGCACCGACTATCTTGAAATTGATTTGGATGGCATTGCAGACAAGAGTGATTCAAGACTAAAGTATTTTGTTGCAATATTTGGTGCTTTTTCTCTAAAGAAAAAAGATGGAATTACCGATCTAATGTCATTGATGAACGGTGGGAAAGATTATGCAGTTGAAATACAGAATGACATAAAGGAAAAGATTTTCAATGAAGGTTTATTCTTAAATCTAGTAAAAGCAGTATTAGATTTTGATCCTACCATAAAATACACACATGCAGAGCTAACAAATGCGAAAGCACTTTCATTAAAGTTGCTATATCGACTATTATTCATTTTGTATGCTGAATCAAGGGATCTTTTACCTGTAGATGATGCAGGATATCAGAGTATGGGCTTGCGTACTATTAGGGATGCAATTTCTACATATGAAAAAACTGGTGAAAGTACTACATGCTGGACTCGCTTGAAAAAATTGTTTCATGCGATATCTGTCGGCGACTCAAAATCAAACCTTCCACAATACAACGGTAATCTGTTTGCAAATTCTGATTTAGATCTACTTGATAGAGTAAAAAACAAACATCTTGTACCTGCAATACTTGGATTAACAGAAATGAAAGGTAAAGGAATAGATTATTCAAACCTCCAAGTTAGACACCTTGGAACTATATATGAAGGCTTGTTGGAGTATATGGTAGTTCAGGCTACCACAAAGATGGTCATATACAAGGAACAGATACTTGATGCAAAATATACGGAAAATATGAAGGAAAAACCAAAAGGATTTGTTGGCAATGGCGAAATATATCTTACCATTGGTGGGTTTGCAAGAAAAAGCTCTGGCAGTTATTTTACTCCTCCACCTTTGGTAAAATTTCTAGTGCGTCAAGGTCTTAAAGATGTGCTAGAAAAACGTGAACAGCAATTTGATGAGATGATAAAAAATAGTAAAAACGTCAAATTACTTGAAGATATTCTACTCGATTTACAGATAATTGATCCATCAATGGGTTCTGGACATTTTCTTGTTGACGCAGTGGATCAAATAACGCGTTGGGCAATGAATGTTATCCGCAGGCACCCAAATGCTCCAATAAATAAAGAAATAGACAAGATCATAAAGGATGTAATATCTGAAAATAAAAAGAAAAAAATAATAATAAACCCAGATTTGCTTACCGCAAACTCTATACTAAAAAGAATGATAATGAAGAGATGTATATACGGTGTAGACCTGAATCCTTTGTCTGTAGATCTTGCAAAGCTCTCCTTATGGTTGGATTCATTTACAATAGGTATGCCATTAACTTATCTTGATCATCATATAAAATGTGGAAATTCTTTGATTGGGGTTCCTCCAAGACAACTCAATAAAACCATGGTAAATAAACAAAATACTTTAACTTCAGAATTAACTGTTCAATCCATGTTAAAAGATTTTACACTAGTTAGCAAAAAAGATGTAAAAAATATAACCCGTGCAGGCAATATGATGCAGAAAGTTAATTCTAGTACCGATTCTACCATAACGATGTTTACTTCTAGTCAAGAAACACACAAAACCATAGAAGAAACAATGATGGATTCAAAACATGTGCACGATCTAAAAATTGCACATATTATAAATGAAGAAATTCATGACGATATGAAATATGATCTAGATTCTACTAGTACACAAAAAGCATCCAATCTCGCATATATGCATAATTTCTTTCATTGGGATTTGGAATTTCCAGATGCATTTTCAGATAAAAGATGGGGATTTGATCTTGTAATTGGCAATCCTCCATGGGACAAATTAAAACCAAAAGATAGTGAGTTTTTTTTACAACATGATCCCAATTTTGGTTCATCAAAAAATAAAATAAAAACAAATAAACAAAAGAACAAATTACTTGAAAATACATCAATTAAAAATATGTACGTACAATATGTAGATCATATTAAAAACCAGTCAAAATATTTTAAATCTGAATATAAACTTCAAGATAAAGGGGATATTGATCTATGGTTGCTTTTTACCGAAAGAATATTTGATCTTTGTACGGAAAATGGAATGGTATCTGTACTTTTACCATCAGGTATTATTGGTAGCCAAGGTGCACGTAAATTACGTGGTAAAATATTAGATAATAAAATAATTTCATTATATGAATTTGAAAATAGGATGAAAATATTTGATATTCATAGTAGCTATAAATTTGTTTTATTAACAATGCAAAACAGCAATCCAACACCAGAATTCCCAGCTGCATTTTACTTGCATGATGCAAATTCATTAGATAAACACATTGAACAAGAGAAATTTCTATCAATGCCTGTAAAATTTATCAAAAATGCAAATCCAGAAAATATGACTATTTTTGAGCTACGGCATAAAAACGATGCTGAAATATTAAAACAAATTTATTCTCATAATAAAATATCTGATGGTTTTGATGATGGTACAAAAATAAATTTTGTTCGAGAATTTGATCGTACGAATGATGCAAATTTATTTACCACAAATGGAAAAGGTTGGCCAGTCATAGAAGGAAAAAATATTCATCAGTTTCAATACCTATTCACAAAAGCTGATCTTAGTATATCGAAAATGAATCTATCTGAAAAAATCACAAAAAAGTCATTATATGGAAATATGGGCACAAAGTTCATCAATTCATATCGTCTCATATATCGCATGGTTGCTAGTAGCACAAATCTAAGAACTATGATATCGTGCATCATTCCTCCAAGTAATGCTACTGCTCATTCTACTTCTATAATATTATTAACTAAAAATAATAAACCGATAATTGATTATGGTAAAATATTATATCTTGCAGGCATTTTTAATTCATTTGTTTTTGATTATATCATTAGATTCATGGTCGATGTGAATTTAAGCAGTTTTATTATAAAACAAGCTCCTATACCATGTTCAATATTTATTAATGATATAACAAAACAAGCATGTAGACTATCATTATCTGAAAAGATATTTCACGAGTTGGCCATACAGCTAAAATTTAAAATTAAACACATATCAACACCAGCCGATCGAATAGATACATTGGCCAAACTTGATGCACTAGTAGCGCATGCATATGGTCTAACAAGAGAACAATACAAACACATTATATCGACTTTTAAATTCGGTGAAGATCCTGACATGTATACGGCTAAAGAAATTATATTAAATAATAAAACATTAAAAAATCTATATGGTGAAGTACGAAAACGCGTTCTCAAACAATATGACTATATATCTTTAGAATTATCACAGGAGATCAAAAAATGA
- a CDS encoding helicase: MRPTIIDNKDIKMYNFVSEKITANDQLRIASGFFNVGGYSLLSDAIGTLVSKGGKIRVIIGRESIEKHSTINYVEKSLHEDMAIAFDASGVRTVNSLISLITNKKMEFRKYTEKFHHAKCYIFGSKNDNNSATAIGSSNFTRAGLTANVELNLVTYEPPSIELSEKWFEQRWKESTDISKNLYTYWKNQNSAKSWNPI; the protein is encoded by the coding sequence ATGAGGCCAACTATAATTGATAATAAAGATATAAAGATGTATAATTTTGTATCTGAAAAAATCACAGCAAACGATCAGCTCCGTATTGCCTCTGGATTCTTTAATGTAGGGGGATACTCGCTCTTATCAGATGCCATAGGTACATTGGTAAGCAAAGGTGGCAAGATACGTGTTATAATCGGAAGAGAATCCATAGAAAAACACAGTACCATAAATTATGTTGAAAAATCACTACATGAAGATATGGCCATTGCATTTGATGCATCTGGCGTAAGAACAGTAAATTCTCTCATATCCCTGATAACAAACAAAAAAATGGAATTTAGAAAATATACTGAAAAATTCCATCATGCAAAATGCTACATATTTGGATCAAAAAATGACAATAATTCTGCCACTGCTATCGGTTCTAGCAATTTTACTAGGGCAGGCCTTACCGCAAATGTAGAGCTAAATCTAGTCACGTACGAACCACCATCAATCGAATTATCTGAAAAATGGTTTGAGCAAAGATGGAAAGAATCTACAGATATTTCAAAGAACTTGTACACATATTGGAAGAATCAAAATTCGGCAAAGTCTTGGAACCCTATATGA
- a CDS encoding helicase, with protein sequence MMYLKILYEYHKQRILDMINAKKDSKPLHGAKLASFQTDAVVSAVRIIREYGGVIIADSTGLGKTHIAIGLLRKLAGLEGKKILLLAPAQIIRSMWTSKLDQETSMNIKTLSIENTGSGKFDPTDYHKYDAVLIDESQNFRTYNTARRIAVMKLLQSGKPKNVILMTATPINNRLLDVYHQLSLITAGDDSHFASMGIYDIYKHIRSADREKNFEDGVTQMVPLLDEIMVRRTRNVIANNYPDEKIAGKKLKFPKSTLSPVHYDVADSYKQVYQDIVNVMEKVALVPYRVDYYKRDKTDKEKENIDVIARLQKILLLKRFESSHRAVELSVSNLYRLYDYFAKSMNEGKFITSKALRKILTKYGTEISNEKFVNAIIENKELVEFDSVQYDTNSMQQDLKEDMKIISRLHKKLNDIGGIEIDTFDPKLEKLFETIDKEKALESESKKVIIFTGFTDTAKHIYKHICKRYSNYNIVLMSGDTHMGTREKYLKLFSPRSNIIIEDEEDEKQVIQDKIESIWKTIDDRFIHAHNKTKQIDILVSTDVLSEGQNIQDCNYVVNFDLPWNPMRIVQRVGRVDRLNTEHDTVHSVVFFPNIELNDLLHLTEKLQTKIGKAGATGTENSLLGEQATPRSFNVLVHRISQGDKTVMNDIARMADILPENDTMGVLMRFIKEKGSEFLNDISFGRRSGKKTDGPTSLIMVYGQSKHNKIHVITYDYAKARYENVNNYTKLFADIQCDFDEETVLPLSDEEAIRQINIIDLSARDYIVDHLNDTLSKHGAIKRKRYQEKLLGIINDGSEQGLVRMDDDVFTRAYDILAKRNLEGYEEDFENMIDTYVETQDMDELSKDLKKFVRVNRIQELERIQKKDVLAEELTFIGCEFLVGKHPFDLRIQ encoded by the coding sequence ATGATGTATCTAAAGATACTCTATGAATATCACAAACAAAGAATACTCGACATGATCAACGCCAAAAAAGATTCAAAACCATTACATGGGGCAAAACTTGCATCATTTCAAACAGACGCAGTGGTATCAGCAGTGCGCATTATACGAGAATATGGAGGAGTCATTATCGCAGATTCTACTGGTCTTGGAAAGACGCACATTGCGATCGGATTGCTACGTAAACTAGCAGGATTGGAAGGTAAAAAAATCCTACTTTTGGCACCTGCTCAAATAATACGAAGCATGTGGACTAGTAAGCTTGATCAAGAAACTAGCATGAACATAAAGACGTTATCAATTGAAAATACTGGAAGTGGCAAATTTGATCCAACAGACTATCACAAATATGATGCAGTATTGATAGATGAATCCCAAAACTTTCGAACCTACAACACCGCTCGTAGAATTGCAGTGATGAAGCTATTGCAATCTGGCAAACCAAAAAACGTGATATTGATGACTGCCACGCCGATAAACAACCGGTTGCTAGACGTATATCATCAATTATCACTAATCACGGCAGGAGATGATTCTCATTTTGCTAGCATGGGCATATACGATATTTATAAGCACATTCGAAGCGCGGATCGTGAAAAAAACTTTGAAGATGGAGTTACACAGATGGTGCCACTGCTTGATGAAATAATGGTTCGAAGAACTAGAAATGTTATCGCAAACAACTATCCAGATGAAAAAATAGCTGGTAAAAAATTAAAATTTCCAAAATCCACTCTCAGCCCAGTACATTATGATGTCGCAGATTCATACAAACAAGTATACCAAGACATAGTGAACGTGATGGAAAAAGTGGCACTAGTTCCATACAGGGTTGATTATTACAAAAGGGATAAAACCGACAAAGAAAAAGAAAACATCGACGTTATTGCAAGACTACAGAAAATATTGCTTTTAAAGAGATTTGAATCATCACATAGAGCAGTTGAACTCAGCGTGAGCAACTTGTATAGACTGTATGATTATTTTGCCAAATCCATGAATGAGGGGAAATTCATCACAAGTAAGGCACTCCGAAAAATATTGACCAAATATGGGACAGAGATTTCAAACGAGAAATTTGTAAATGCCATTATAGAAAACAAAGAACTCGTTGAATTTGATAGTGTCCAGTATGATACTAACAGTATGCAGCAAGATCTAAAAGAAGACATGAAGATAATATCAAGACTACATAAAAAATTAAATGACATCGGTGGAATTGAAATCGATACATTTGATCCAAAATTGGAAAAATTATTTGAGACGATAGACAAGGAAAAAGCACTAGAATCTGAGAGCAAAAAAGTGATAATATTCACAGGATTTACAGATACTGCCAAGCATATCTACAAACACATATGCAAAAGATATTCAAATTATAATATCGTACTAATGAGCGGTGATACGCATATGGGCACACGCGAAAAATATCTAAAACTTTTCTCCCCGCGCTCTAATATCATTATAGAAGACGAAGAAGATGAAAAACAGGTAATCCAGGATAAAATAGAATCAATATGGAAAACAATAGACGATCGTTTCATACACGCACACAATAAAACAAAGCAGATTGACATACTAGTTTCTACTGATGTGCTCTCAGAGGGTCAAAACATACAGGATTGTAATTATGTGGTAAATTTTGATCTCCCGTGGAATCCAATGAGGATTGTACAAAGAGTGGGCAGGGTTGACCGACTAAACACAGAACACGATACGGTGCATTCGGTGGTGTTTTTTCCAAATATAGAACTAAATGACTTGTTACACCTTACTGAAAAACTTCAGACTAAAATCGGTAAAGCTGGAGCTACTGGAACTGAAAATTCGTTACTTGGAGAACAGGCAACTCCAAGATCATTTAATGTTCTAGTACACCGGATATCGCAGGGGGATAAGACGGTCATGAACGACATAGCCCGGATGGCTGACATTCTACCTGAAAATGACACGATGGGTGTTCTTATGCGTTTCATCAAAGAAAAAGGTTCAGAATTTCTAAACGATATATCTTTTGGGAGACGTAGTGGTAAAAAAACCGATGGCCCTACATCGCTTATCATGGTATATGGGCAGTCAAAACATAACAAAATACATGTAATAACATATGACTATGCCAAGGCTAGATATGAAAATGTAAATAATTACACAAAATTATTTGCTGATATACAATGCGATTTTGACGAGGAGACCGTACTTCCTCTTTCTGATGAAGAAGCCATACGACAAATAAATATCATAGATCTGAGTGCACGAGATTACATTGTAGACCATCTAAATGATACACTGTCCAAACATGGAGCCATAAAACGAAAGAGGTATCAAGAGAAATTATTGGGGATCATAAACGATGGTTCAGAGCAAGGTCTAGTTCGTATGGACGATGATGTGTTTACTCGAGCGTACGACATACTTGCAAAAAGGAATCTAGAGGGATATGAAGAAGATTTTGAAAATATGATTGACACATACGTTGAGACACAAGATATGGATGAATTGTCAAAAGATTTAAAGAAATTCGTACGTGTTAACCGCATACAGGAACTAGAAAGGATACAGAAAAAAGACGTTTTGGCTGAAGAATTGACGTTTATTGGATGTGAGTTTCTAGTTGGAAAGCATCCATTTGATCTTCGAATTCAATAA
- a CDS encoding ribosomal protein L10, producing MRENSTVFPAKKVQVYKQAQELPKKYKVLALVKMEKVRASQILDLRKKLLGEVEFLSVKNRVIKKAFKESNLKDMAERLGGQCLLLFTNMSPFKLNVLLSKNKIMMPARGGDIASIDVVVPPKNTGVAPGPMLTDFKEAKIPTKIDQGTIWITEETTPVKKGEPVPEKIAALLTKLDIKPIEAGITLNSALEDGIMYSAKDLTVDVQAVREEFAKAHASAIALSIKAGYVTAENIKQILAKASSHARALSTESGYPTKDTIKPILQKANAHASLVASAAKYESK from the coding sequence ATGAGAGAAAATAGTACTGTATTTCCTGCAAAAAAAGTACAGGTATACAAACAAGCTCAAGAACTTCCAAAAAAATATAAAGTTTTGGCACTTGTAAAGATGGAAAAAGTTAGAGCATCACAGATACTAGACTTGCGTAAAAAACTTCTAGGTGAGGTAGAATTTTTAAGCGTCAAAAACCGTGTGATCAAAAAAGCCTTTAAAGAATCAAATCTAAAAGATATGGCAGAACGTCTTGGAGGTCAATGCCTTTTGTTGTTTACAAACATGTCTCCATTCAAACTCAATGTACTATTATCAAAAAACAAAATAATGATGCCTGCAAGAGGAGGCGACATTGCCAGTATTGATGTGGTCGTACCACCAAAGAATACTGGTGTGGCTCCAGGACCCATGCTTACAGACTTTAAAGAAGCAAAGATACCTACAAAGATAGATCAAGGAACCATTTGGATTACAGAGGAGACGACTCCAGTCAAAAAAGGCGAGCCGGTACCTGAAAAGATCGCGGCTCTATTGACAAAACTCGACATAAAGCCCATAGAGGCAGGAATTACTCTCAATAGTGCTCTAGAAGATGGCATAATGTACAGTGCTAAAGATCTCACAGTAGATGTACAAGCAGTTAGAGAAGAGTTTGCAAAGGCACATGCTAGTGCAATAGCGCTTTCAATAAAAGCAGGATATGTTACTGCAGAGAACATCAAACAGATACTTGCAAAAGCATCAAGTCATGCAAGAGCACTCTCTACAGAGTCTGGATACCCTACAAAAGATACAATCAAACCTATTTTACAAAAAGCGAATGCACATGCATCTTTGGTTGCATCTGCTGCAAAATACGAATCAAAGTAA
- a CDS encoding ribosomal protein L1 has product MVNESEVLKMIKKAKESSKKLKFKQSIDLIMTFKDIDVKKGFAINEIIQLPKTSAPALVCVMATGDMNLKAKTAKADMVVDTDELNKLGTNKRESRKFVGRYDFFLADTKLMPLVGKVLGQILGPRGKMPTPVPFNAPIESFLDRFRSSVRVRVRSSLAMSCKIGNEGMDDADLVANALVIINAVEKKLPNGEKNIKRVLVKTTMGPIIKQVIQARKKG; this is encoded by the coding sequence ATGGTAAATGAGTCAGAGGTATTAAAGATGATAAAAAAGGCAAAAGAGAGCTCAAAAAAGCTCAAATTCAAACAATCTATAGATCTGATAATGACCTTTAAAGACATTGATGTCAAAAAGGGTTTTGCCATAAACGAGATCATACAGCTCCCAAAAACTAGTGCTCCTGCCCTAGTATGCGTCATGGCCACAGGAGATATGAATCTAAAAGCAAAGACTGCAAAGGCGGACATGGTTGTTGATACTGACGAGTTAAACAAGCTTGGAACAAACAAACGAGAATCCCGTAAATTTGTAGGCAGATATGATTTCTTTCTAGCAGATACAAAACTGATGCCTCTAGTCGGCAAAGTTTTAGGACAGATACTAGGTCCTAGAGGTAAGATGCCCACACCGGTTCCATTCAATGCACCAATCGAATCATTTCTTGATAGGTTTCGTTCTTCGGTTCGTGTCAGAGTTCGTAGTTCACTTGCAATGTCATGCAAGATCGGCAACGAGGGAATGGATGATGCCGACTTGGTTGCAAACGCGCTTGTAATAATAAATGCTGTTGAAAAGAAACTACCAAACGGTGAAAAGAATATCAAAAGAGTTTTGGTAAAGACCACAATGGGACCAATAATAAAACAAGTCATACAGGCTAGGAAAAAAGGTTAG
- a CDS encoding AsnC family transcriptional regulator: protein MRTFDDLDKNILTELSKDSSISIPTLAQKLNSKQSVLYNRIKRLRDTGVIKKFTILVDDKVLGVGVKATIGISRNPKAKAEIHKELELTKEVDEISEVTGRFDIMVHVRAKNLEELHNIVIEKIGKINGINDTETFIDLQKTEKNPDFT from the coding sequence ATGCGCACATTTGACGATTTGGACAAAAACATACTCACAGAACTCTCAAAGGACAGCTCTATATCCATCCCTACCTTGGCTCAGAAACTCAATTCTAAACAATCTGTTCTATATAATAGAATAAAACGGCTACGTGATACAGGCGTTATCAAGAAATTTACCATACTAGTGGATGATAAAGTATTGGGCGTGGGTGTAAAGGCAACGATCGGTATATCTAGAAACCCAAAGGCAAAGGCGGAGATTCACAAAGAGTTGGAATTGACAAAAGAGGTGGATGAGATATCCGAAGTGACTGGCAGATTTGATATAATGGTTCATGTTAGAGCAAAAAACCTTGAAGAGTTACATAATATAGTAATAGAAAAAATCGGCAAGATAAACGGTATAAATGATACAGAGACGTTTATAGATCTACAAAAAACAGAAAAAAACCCAGACTTTACCTAG
- a CDS encoding ribosomal protein L11 has protein sequence MAENQKISSLVTGGAASAGPPLGPALGPLGVNIMEIINAINEKTKDFEGMKVPVTVTVYTETKKWEIEIGIPSTSALILKDAGIQKGSGTTGTEWVSDIKMDTVVKVAKTKIDSSYATSIKSVAKSVLGTCRTLGIKIEGKTPAEITAEINDGKWDEKFA, from the coding sequence ATGGCAGAAAATCAAAAGATATCATCACTTGTTACTGGAGGTGCAGCCTCGGCAGGTCCACCTTTGGGTCCTGCACTAGGTCCACTTGGTGTAAACATTATGGAGATCATAAACGCAATCAACGAAAAGACAAAAGACTTTGAAGGTATGAAAGTTCCAGTTACTGTTACAGTCTATACTGAAACAAAAAAATGGGAGATCGAGATTGGAATTCCATCCACGTCAGCTCTAATTCTAAAAGATGCTGGGATTCAAAAAGGATCTGGAACCACAGGTACCGAATGGGTTTCAGATATAAAGATGGACACAGTTGTTAAAGTGGCAAAGACAAAGATTGATAGCTCTTATGCCACGTCGATAAAATCGGTTGCAAAATCTGTACTAGGAACGTGTCGTACACTGGGCATAAAGATAGAAGGTAAAACTCCCGCAGAGATCACCGCCGAGATAAACGATGGTAAATGGGACGAAAAATTTGCCTAG
- a CDS encoding ribosomal protein L24, whose product MSEEEKKSHLFAIRTTGGQEKVVMGLLEVKARMDKLNVMSVLLVDGLKGYVVVEVENPNAAYQAVDGVRHIRGQLRGELTFDDIEGYLVKKSTVKQLQVDGTVEITGGPFKGMSATISRVDHEKEEATVVLLDAAYQLPVTVDANYLKPAKARSKK is encoded by the coding sequence ATGTCAGAAGAAGAGAAAAAATCACACTTGTTTGCAATCAGAACCACCGGAGGTCAAGAAAAGGTAGTCATGGGACTTTTGGAGGTAAAGGCTCGTATGGACAAACTCAACGTAATGTCAGTTCTTCTAGTAGACGGCTTGAAAGGATACGTCGTAGTAGAGGTTGAAAATCCAAATGCTGCATATCAAGCAGTAGATGGTGTGCGCCATATCAGAGGACAGTTGAGAGGTGAGCTAACCTTTGATGACATTGAAGGATATCTTGTAAAGAAATCGACTGTAAAACAGCTACAAGTAGATGGCACAGTAGAGATTACTGGCGGCCCATTCAAAGGAATGAGTGCCACCATATCTAGAGTTGATCATGAAAAAGAAGAGGCAACTGTCGTACTCTTGGATGCAGCATACCAACTTCCCGTTACAGTGGATGCAAATTATCTAAAACCTGCAAAAGCTAGGAGCAAGAAATAA
- a CDS encoding preprotein translocase subunit SecE — protein MNPKQTLRNMSNTIKMAKKSDKDDYMQHLRLVLLGIGGVGTIGFIIQFVFSVMTIGE, from the coding sequence GTGAACCCAAAGCAGACGCTCAGAAATATGTCCAACACGATAAAGATGGCTAAAAAGTCAGACAAGGACGACTATATGCAACACCTAAGACTAGTGTTGCTAGGTATTGGTGGCGTTGGTACAATCGGATTTATCATCCAATTTGTATTTTCGGTTATGACAATTGGAGAATAA